A genome region from Astyanax mexicanus isolate ESR-SI-001 chromosome 19, AstMex3_surface, whole genome shotgun sequence includes the following:
- the dnal4a gene encoding dynein, axonemal, light chain 4a: MAETGDGKKEEADYKRLHSFPLIRHTDMPEEMRVETMELCVTACEKFATNNESAAKMIKESMDKKFGSSWHVVIGEGFGFEVTHEVKNLLYMFFGGSLAVCVWKCS; the protein is encoded by the exons ATGGCTGAGACAGGTGATGGTAAGAAAGAGGAGGCGGACTACAAGAGACTACACAGCTTTCCTCTAATCAGG CACACAGATATGCCTGAGGAGATGAGGGTGGAAACCATGGAGCTGTGTGTCACAGCCTGTGAAAAATTTGCCACCAATAATGAG aGTGCAGCTAAGATGATAAAGGAGTCTATGGATAAGAAGTTTGGGAGTTCCTGGCACGTAGTAATCGGGGAAGGCTTCGGCTTCGAGGTGACTCACGAAGTGAAGAATTTACTATATATGTTCTTCGGTGGCAgtctggcagtgtgtgtgtggaaatgctcCTAG